A window of Myxococcus xanthus contains these coding sequences:
- a CDS encoding helix-turn-helix domain-containing protein — translation MDLLRVEPGGFARYEGAMPSEPQPPSWGPDSSSRLDFEKGRLPIWAGRLQVHPRGGRATAVHAYAVVMLVTRGESKMRHAGDLVVRAGDVHLIPPGDAHGAGASNAEGWGVAFHPDALGEDGGAANRLGPLLRVRKGCHPVLRPTLPQRRRLARWMRLLSEEVARNEPGGEEAARSLLRLVLIELERMTAQTGTSEPPSLGLSRKALTYIETHCLEPLSLAQVAKALGRSSAHVAGVVRQETGRTVGEWILECRMAEARRRLRGTDERVDIIAERVGYADVTHFIRQFRRVHGVTPAAWRRKATAGAP, via the coding sequence ATGGACCTGCTCAGGGTTGAGCCCGGCGGCTTCGCTCGCTACGAAGGGGCGATGCCGTCCGAGCCACAACCGCCGTCCTGGGGGCCTGATTCGTCGTCGCGCCTGGACTTCGAAAAAGGGCGGCTGCCGATATGGGCGGGGCGCCTTCAGGTCCACCCTCGGGGCGGGCGCGCCACCGCCGTGCACGCCTACGCCGTGGTGATGCTGGTGACGCGAGGCGAGTCGAAGATGCGGCACGCGGGGGACCTGGTGGTCCGGGCGGGAGACGTCCACCTGATTCCGCCCGGAGATGCACACGGCGCCGGCGCTTCGAACGCGGAAGGGTGGGGCGTGGCCTTCCATCCGGATGCCTTGGGCGAGGACGGTGGGGCCGCGAACCGCCTGGGGCCGTTGCTGCGGGTGCGCAAGGGCTGTCACCCCGTGCTGCGGCCCACGCTGCCGCAGCGCCGGAGGCTGGCGCGGTGGATGCGCCTGCTGTCGGAGGAGGTGGCCCGGAACGAGCCGGGGGGGGAGGAAGCCGCGCGCTCGCTGCTGCGGCTGGTCCTCATCGAACTGGAGCGCATGACGGCCCAAACGGGGACGAGCGAGCCGCCGTCCCTGGGGCTGAGCCGCAAGGCGCTCACGTACATCGAGACGCACTGTCTGGAGCCGCTGTCGCTCGCGCAGGTGGCGAAGGCGCTGGGGCGCTCCTCCGCGCACGTCGCGGGCGTGGTGCGGCAGGAGACGGGCCGCACGGTGGGCGAGTGGATTCTGGAGTGCCGGATGGCGGAGGCACGCCGCCGGCTGCGTGGCACGGACGAGCGCGTGGACATCATCGCGGAGCGCGTGGGCTACGCGGACGTGACGCACTTCATCCGTCAGTTCCGCCGCGTCCACGGGGTGACTCCGGCCGCGTGGCGGCGCAAGGCGACGGCTGGGGCTCCATGA
- a CDS encoding NAD(P)/FAD-dependent oxidoreductase has translation MTNRAAWTRREALALAGLGLAGAALPLGCRHAMDATRTDDMERKDVKDVVVVGGGPGGLSAALALGRGRKKVLVCDGGTPRNAAAEEVHTYLTRDGIPPREFRRVAWEQMRPYDVELREARVLDVERAGTVFRVALEGGDVVEARRVLLATGMVDVMRELPGYSDLWGKAIFQCPFCHGWEIQDRAWGVLATNAVSLDFAVMLTGWTRDLVVFAMDGFEVPSDKRALLEKAGVRLETRRIRGLIAAGEKLDAVELEDGTRVPREILFDRPPQRQSSLVQRLGLELNEEGFVKLKGPGETSVPGIYAAGDLGTRAQAAIVAASAGMLAAGMLNHDLNLERAGAAHGPAQG, from the coding sequence ATGACGAATCGGGCGGCGTGGACGCGCCGTGAGGCCCTGGCCCTCGCCGGGCTGGGACTGGCCGGTGCCGCGCTGCCCCTGGGCTGCAGACACGCAATGGACGCGACGAGGACGGATGACATGGAGCGCAAGGACGTGAAGGACGTGGTGGTGGTGGGTGGTGGCCCAGGCGGTTTGAGCGCGGCGCTGGCGCTGGGGCGTGGCCGCAAGAAGGTCCTGGTGTGCGACGGGGGGACGCCTCGGAACGCAGCAGCAGAGGAGGTGCACACCTACCTCACGCGGGATGGCATCCCACCCCGGGAGTTCCGGCGTGTCGCCTGGGAGCAGATGCGCCCCTATGACGTGGAGCTGCGCGAGGCGCGGGTGCTGGACGTCGAGCGTGCGGGGACGGTGTTCCGCGTGGCGCTCGAAGGGGGCGACGTGGTGGAGGCCCGCCGGGTGCTGCTGGCCACGGGGATGGTGGACGTGATGCGCGAGCTGCCCGGTTACAGCGACTTGTGGGGCAAGGCCATCTTCCAGTGCCCGTTCTGCCATGGTTGGGAAATCCAGGACCGGGCCTGGGGCGTGCTGGCCACGAACGCGGTGTCGCTCGACTTCGCCGTGATGTTGACGGGGTGGACCCGCGACCTGGTGGTGTTCGCCATGGACGGTTTCGAGGTGCCCTCCGACAAGCGTGCGCTGCTGGAGAAGGCGGGGGTTCGGCTCGAGACGCGGCGTATTCGCGGCCTCATCGCGGCAGGGGAGAAGCTGGATGCGGTGGAGCTGGAGGACGGTACCCGGGTGCCCCGGGAGATTCTCTTCGACCGTCCACCCCAGCGGCAGTCGTCGCTCGTGCAGCGGCTGGGGCTCGAGCTGAACGAGGAGGGCTTCGTGAAGCTGAAGGGCCCGGGCGAGACGTCGGTGCCGGGCATCTACGCGGCGGGGGACCTCGGCACCCGGGCGCAGGCGGCCATCGTGGCCGCGTCCGCGGGGATGCTGGCGGCGGGCATGTTGAACCATGACCTGAACCTGGAACGGGCGGGCGCCGCGCATGGACCTGCTCAGGGTTGA